Sequence from the Caldisericia bacterium genome:
TTGAAGAAACAATTGATATCTTAAAAGAAGTTGGAAAAAGAAAAAAGCATCAAAAATTAATTGGATTTGCTCTTGAAACAGAAAATATTTTTGAGAATGCAAAAAAGAAACTTATTGAAAAAAATCTTGATATGATTGTAATAAATACAATATCAGAAGAGAGTGGTTTTGAGGTTGAAACAAATAAAATATCAATAATGAAAAAAGATGATAATAAAATATATTCTTTTCCTGTTTTACCAAAAAGTGAGGTTGCAAAAATAATTTTTGACTTTATGGAGGAGTTATGAACTGGGTTTATATTGAAGATTTAAAAGATTATGTTGGAAAGGATGTTGAAATAAGAGGATGGTTATACAATTCAAGGTTTTCAGGAAAGATAATTTTTTTAATTTTAAGAGATGGAACTGGTTTTGCACAATGTGTAGTTTCTCTTGGAGATGTGGGTGAAGAGATTTTTGAAAGAGCAAAAAAATTAACACTTGAATCTTCTTTAATTCTTAGAGGAGTTGTAAGAGAAGAGAAAAGAGCAATTGGTGGTTATGAAATTTTAACAAAAGATATTGAAATAATTCAGATTGTGGAAAATTATCCAATTGGACCAAAAGAGCATGGTATTGAATTTTTAATGGAAAATAGACATCTTTGGCTTCGATCAAGAAAACAATGGGCAATACAAAGAATAAGAAATGAACTTATAAAAAGTATCAGAGATTTCTTTTATGAAAACAAATTTTTACTTTTTGATTCTCCAATTTTAACACCATCTGCATGTGAGGGAACAACTACTCTTTTCGAAATAGATTATTTTGGTGAGAAAGCATTTCTTTCTCAAAGTGGTCAATTATATAATGAGATTGGTGCTGCAGCATTTGGTAAAGTTTATTGTTTTGGACCAACATTTAGAGCAGAAAAATCAAAGACAAGAAGACATCTTATGGAATTTTGGATGGTTGAACCAGAGGTTGCCTTTTTAGATCTTGAAGGAAATATGAAATTAATTGAAGATTTTGTTTCTTATATAGTACAAAGAGTTATTGAGAGAAAAAAAGAGGAATTAAAAATTCTTGAAAGAGATACTTCAAAACTTGAAAAGGTAAAACCTCCTTTTCCAAGGATAACATATACAGAAGCACTTGAAATATTAAAAAGGAAAGGGAAAGAGATACCTTGGGGTGATGATTTTGGAGGAGATGAGGAGACAGCAATATCAGAAGAGTTTGAAAAACCTGTAATGGTCTATAAATATCCAAAAAAATGTAAAGCGTTTTATATGAAAGAGGATCCAGAAAATCCTGATCTTTCACTTTCTGTTGATCTACTTGCTCCTGAAGGATACGGAGAAATTGTTGGTGGTGGACAAAGAGAGGATAGTTATGAAAAACTACTAAAAAGAATGGAAGAATTGAATATTCCAATTGGACCATATGAATGGTATCTTGAATTAAGAAAATATGGTACATTTCCTCATTCTGGATTTGGTCTTGGCGTTGAAAGAACTTTAGCATGGATTTGTGGAATACACCATGTTAGAGAGACAATACCTCTTCCAAGATTACTTGAAAGAATTTATCCATAAATTGTGTTAGAATTAAATTGATAAATTTTTTCAAAAAGGAGATTTTGATATGTATGTATATTTAAATAATGCAGCTACAACAAAAGTTGATGGAAGAGTTTTATTTAAAATGAGTAAATATTTTTCTGAACTTTATGAAAATCCAATGACTTCAAACTATTCTCCTCTTGCAAAGAATGTTGAAGATGAGATGGATAAAGCGAGAGAGTCTATTGCAAAATTACTCAATTGTAAACCAAATGAGATATATTTCACTTCAGGTGGTACTGAATCTGATAATTGGGCAATAAAAGGTATTTGTTTAAGAAATTGGGATAAAAAAGGAGAAATTATCTCAACTCCAATTGAGCATATGGCAATTATTGCAACTCTTAAAACTGTTGAAAAGTGGGGATTTAAAGTAAAATTTTTACCTGTGAA
This genomic interval carries:
- the asnS gene encoding asparagine--tRNA ligase; its protein translation is MNWVYIEDLKDYVGKDVEIRGWLYNSRFSGKIIFLILRDGTGFAQCVVSLGDVGEEIFERAKKLTLESSLILRGVVREEKRAIGGYEILTKDIEIIQIVENYPIGPKEHGIEFLMENRHLWLRSRKQWAIQRIRNELIKSIRDFFYENKFLLFDSPILTPSACEGTTTLFEIDYFGEKAFLSQSGQLYNEIGAAAFGKVYCFGPTFRAEKSKTRRHLMEFWMVEPEVAFLDLEGNMKLIEDFVSYIVQRVIERKKEELKILERDTSKLEKVKPPFPRITYTEALEILKRKGKEIPWGDDFGGDEETAISEEFEKPVMVYKYPKKCKAFYMKEDPENPDLSLSVDLLAPEGYGEIVGGGQREDSYEKLLKRMEELNIPIGPYEWYLELRKYGTFPHSGFGLGVERTLAWICGIHHVRETIPLPRLLERIYP